A region of Silurus meridionalis isolate SWU-2019-XX chromosome 15, ASM1480568v1, whole genome shotgun sequence DNA encodes the following proteins:
- the LOC124398227 gene encoding olfactory receptor 6C74-like, whose translation MSYDRYAAICYPLHYHDMMSTKKLQHFPYVFRTFMSLYFMMFPPLFNPIIYGISGQVIKKHIKKISCVNKIAIMKK comes from the exons ATGAGCTATGACCGTTATGCTGCAATTTGTTACCCACTTCACTATCATGACATGATGTCAACAAAAAAGCTTCAg CATTTTCCATATGTGTTCCGTACTTTTATGTCTCTATATTTTATGATGTTTCCTCCTCTGTTTAATCCAATTATTTATGGTATCAGTGGTCAGGTTATAAAGAAACATATTAAGAAAATATCCTGTGTTAACAAAATAGCTATCATGAAAAAATAA
- the LOC124398228 gene encoding olfactory receptor 4P4-like, with protein sequence MDQQKPLFFFIFLLLYVAIFLLNSLLIAIIYSEKTLHNPMYIFVLNLSCNGIFGSTSLIPHLLFNLTTERHRISLTNCLIQIFCLHTYNIIELNILAFMSYDRYAAICYPLHYHAMMSTKKLQTIMILFSYAQILYVCLFSSKECKAKAIQTCTPHLLAVLNYFVGIFFEIIQSRFSSKHFPYVFPNL encoded by the exons ATGGACCAGCAGAAGCCtttgttctttttcatttttctcctACTCTATGTTGCAATTTTTTTGCTAAACTCGCTTCTGATTGCCattatttattctgaaaaaaCATTGCATAATCCAATGTATATCTTTGTACTCAATCTGTCATGCAATGGCATCTTTGGCAGCACAAGTTTGATTCCTCACCTGTTATTTAATCTAACTACTGAGAGGCATAGGATATCTTTAACAAACTGTCTCATACAAATCTTCTGTTTACACACTTATAATATTATTGAGCTAAATATTTTGGCCTTTATGAGCTATGACCGTTATGCTGCAATTTGTTACCCACTTCACTATCATGCCATGATGTCAACAAAAAAGCTTCAg ACtataatgattttattctcttaTGCACagattttgtatgtttgtttattttcttctaaGGAATGTAAAGCTAAAGCCATTCAGACATGTACACCTCATCTCCTTGCtgttttgaattattttgttgGAATATTTTTTGAAATAATACAAAGTCGATTTAGTTCAAAGCATTTTCCATATGTGTTCC CAAATCTGTAA